Proteins encoded in a region of the Nicotiana tomentosiformis chromosome 9, ASM39032v3, whole genome shotgun sequence genome:
- the LOC104105111 gene encoding ubiquitin carboxyl-terminal hydrolase 2-like produces the protein MVKKVKRKGKGGLKEKRNPVASPNLVAQQDTQKVNTPEDGVTAVNDKKICDHIDKGIDVEKVSAKLGSSGPVRCEDCREGAVNRRAGKGKGKHGKKKGGGESKSDSKAIWICLECGHFSCGGVGFPTTPQSHAVRHARQYRHSLAVQFENPQLRWCFPCNRLIPAEKIEESTEQKYVLQDIVKMIKGRSSEEPSLDVEDVWFGTGSITSGIKSEASVEIGAYGKSGYVVRGLLNLGNTCFFNSIIQNLLAMNRLRDYFLEMDDCAGPLTASFTKLFAETSPEDTLRNAINPKTFFGSLCAKAPQFRGYQQHDSHELLHCLLDGLCTEELTARKKLKCSQDDGKSPPTFVDAIFGGRLSSTVTCLECGHSSLVYEPFLDLSLPVPTKKPPPKKTQPVSRAKKSKHPPKRSGRVRPKISRDAASLNAQSAQESTSMQSSAPITERTTVPSDGALLDCVDASDVADNMGLTSHNLSSSLKSNNEKNVDGESTSMDNFTWLDYLDQDSPPNGNDIASQVTSPDLSSSQNGITGQLNSVDNFTCSTNLDQDILPKGDDIASQNDDILTNQGCGTEYAVQPNVSLQINQGCGEEACSPDDSICLDDQGRSRSPNCNIASQFCEEAPVKDCDASEVARNSASNSQVFSADSNLGKDSSTRLWEDEVPLQVQDSEILLLPYKEETSATSDVPKAEGEVSYDAVVREQDFTDFDGFGGLFNEPEPVAGPAEKPLLNGPASTSNGFGEASSAVGNSTESDPDEVDNTDAPVSVESCLACFTKPELLSKIEHAWQCENCAKLLRQQRMRLNKKLLKPRSGDLENAPEDSNPRDIELRTTNGSAVKGVSDAFDDGLVYQNRTNEYSSQDEACSVVNRDNRVKLYEPESEESENETDSKGVKVERDATKRILIDKVPPILTVHLKRFSQDSRGRLSKLSGHVNFRDTIDIKTFIDPRCLQKEVYKYRLVGVVEHSGTMRGGHYVAYVRGGPKIAGKDKDAEDYVWYYASDAYVREVSLEEVLRSEAYILFYEEI, from the exons ATGGTGAAAAAGGTTAAGAGAAAGGGCAAAGGTGGTTTGAAGGAGAAGCGGAATCCAGTGGCATCTCCAAATCTTGTTGCTCAACAAGACACTCAAAAAGTTAATACCCCCGAGGATGGAGTTACAGCTGTGAATGATAAAAAAATATGCGACCATATTGATAAGGGTATTGATGTGGAGAAAGTTTCTGCTAAACTTGGCTCTTCAGGACCTGTTAGGTGTGAAGATTGTAGGGAAGGAGCGGTTAATAGACGGGCTGGGAAAGGAAAAGGTAAACATGGAAAAAAGAAGGGAGGTGGAGAATCAAAGTCAGATTCCAAAGCCATTTGGATCTGTTTAGAGTGTGGTCATTTCTCGTGCGGAGGTGTTGGATTTCCAACTACTCCTCAGAGCCATGCAGTTCGGCATGCAAGACAGTACCGCCACTCATTGGCAGTACAGTTTGAAAATCCTCAGCTGCGCTGGTGTTTCCCGTGCAATAGACTAATTCCTGCCGAAAAGATAGAGGAGAGCACTGAACAAAAATATGTATTACAGGACATTGTGAAGATGATTAAAGGGCGGTCGTCTGAAGAGCCTAGTCTTGATGTTGAGGATGTTTGGTTTGGGACGGGGAGTATCACGAGTGGGATCAAGTCGGAAGCTAGTGTTGAAATTGGTGCCTACGGAAAAAGTGGTTATGTTGTTAGGGGATTGCTTAATTTAGGAAATACTTGTTTTTTTAATTCTATAATTCAAAACCTACTTGCAATGAATAGATTACGGGATTACTTTCTTGAAATGGACGATTGTGCTGGTCCTCTTACTGCTTCTTTTACGAAGCTCTTTGCTGAGACGAGTCCTGAGGATACCTTAAGAAATGCTATAAATCCAAAAACTTTCTTTGGTTCCTTGTGTGCGAAGGCTCCACAGTTTAGGGGATATCAACAGCACGACAGTCACGAGTTGCTTCATTGTTTGCTTGACGGTTTGTGTACTGAGGAATTGACTGCAAGAAAGAAACTCAAGTGTTCACAGGATGATGGCAAATCTCCTCCTACTTTTGTTGATGCCATCTTTGGGGGTCGACTCTCTAGTACTGTTACTTGTCTGGAGTGTGGACACTCTTCATTAGTATATGAGCCATTCTTGGATCTCTCGTTGCCGGTTCCCACTAAGAAGCCTCCACCTAAAAAGACTCAGCCAGTTTCCCGTGCGAAGAAATCAAAACATCCTCCAAAGAGAAGTGGAAGAGTCCGCCCCAAGATTAGCAGAGACGCAGCTTCTCTTAATGCTCAAAGTGCTCAAGAAAGCACTTCGATGCAGTCTAGTGCGCCAATCACTGAAAGAACAACAGTTCCTTCTGATGGTGCATTGCTAGATTGCGTTGATGCTAGTGATGTTGCTGATAATATGGGCTTAACTTCACATAATCTATCTTCCTCTCTGAAGTCCAATAATGAAAAAAATGTTGACGGAGAGTCGACTTCAATGGACAATTTTACATGGTTGGATTATCTTGATCAAGATAGCCCGCCTAATGGTAATGACATCGCTTCTCAAGTAACTTCTCCTGATCTATCTTCCTCTCAGAATGGTATTACTGGACAGTTGAATTCAGTGGACAACTTTACATGTTCGACTAATCTTGATCAAGATATTCTGCCCAAGGGTGATGACATCGCATCACAAAATGATGATATTCTAACTAATCAGGGTTGTGGAACTGAATATGCTGTTCAACCTAATGTCTCCTTGCAAATTAATCAGGGTTGTGGAGAGGAAGCTTGTTCTCCAGATGATTCGATTTGCTTGGACGATCAAGGACGATCTAGGTCACCAAACTGCAATATAGCTTCTCAATTTTGTGAAGAAGCACCAGTTAAAGACTGTGATGCTAGTGAAGTTGCGCGTAACTCAGCATCAAACAGCCAGGTCTTCTCAGCGGATTCAAATCTTGGAAAAGATTCATCAACAAGGCTTTGGGAAGATGAAGTCCCATTACAGGTACAAGATTCAGAAATTCTGTTGCTTCCTTATAAGGAAGAGACCTCAGCTACCAGTGACGTACCAAAAGCAGAAGGCGAGGTGTCCTATGATGCTGTTGTCCGTGAACAAGATTTTACGGACTTTGATGGTTTCGGCGGCCTATTCAATGAACCTGAGCCGGTTGCAGGGCCTGCTGAAAAGCCTTTACTAAATGGTCCTGCTTCTACGTCAAATGGATTTGGAGAAGCTAGCTCTGCTGTTGGAAATAGCACTGAGTCTGATCCAGATGAGGTTGATAATACTGATGCTCCAGTGTCTGTGGAGAGTTGTTTGGCTTGTTTCACAAAGCCTGAGCTTCTATCTAAAATTGAACATGCTTGGCAATGTGAAAACTGTGCAAAACTTCTACGACAACAGAGGATGAGACTGAACAAGAAATTGCTGAAACCTAGATCAGGCGATCTGGAGAATGCGCCAGAGGACAGTAATCCAAGGGATATTGAACTGAGAACCACTAACGGAAGTGCTGTGAAAGGTGTGTCAGATGCTTTTGATGACGGGTTGGTGTACCAAAATAGAACAAATGAATACTCAAGTCAAGATGAAGCTTGTAGTGTAGTAAATCGCGATAATAGAGTTAAGTTGTACGAACCTGAATCTGAAGAAAGTGAAAATGAAACGGACTCTAAAGGTGTCAAAGTGGAAAGAGATGCAACTAAAAGGATACTCATTGATAAAGTCCCTCCAATTTTGACTGTTCATCTAAAGAGGTTCAGCCAAGATTCTCGAGGACGCTTAAGTAAGCTCAGTGGCCATGTGAATTTCAGAGATACTATTGATATCAAAACATTTATTGATCCCAG GTGCCTGCAGAAGGAGGTTTACAAATACCGGCTTGTGGGTGTCGTAGAACATTCAGGGACTATGAGGGGAGGTCACTATGTTGCATATGTTAGAGGCGGCCCAAAGATCGCTGGGAAAGACAAGGACGCGGAAGATTATGTGTGGTATTATGCCAGTGATGCCTACGTACGAGAGGTCTCATTGGAAGAAGTTCTTCGGAGTGAAGCCTATATTTTGTTCTATGAAGAAATTTGA